Proteins encoded within one genomic window of Oryza brachyantha chromosome 7, ObraRS2, whole genome shotgun sequence:
- the LOC102707047 gene encoding heterogeneous nuclear ribonucleoprotein R-like, whose translation MAERRPLFDLNVAHEDWEWQNEEDPEEVVEEQGQKVVVLEEGEEEEEPEEVIMEEATGEEEDEEPVEEIVEEVVVEEEVVAEAEEGEGEGDGDGDGRRKRKDCEVLVGGLPRDAAEEDVARALSDAGEVEEVRLVRDPAEPRLNKGFAFVRFAAAWQARWAADDVRTAMVKGETCGICKNDANETLHLRNICFDWTKDDLAEELKIYKLENLEDINLVEDPDRKGNNRGYAFLDFHTLVDAVDAFFKLKNRNIFLGTDVRAQVSFSKTLSQDDKVMEKVKSVFLDGLPPHWDEDKVREVFGKFGEIDSIQLARNMFKAKRKDFGFVGFTSRQSALDCISTVNKGGIGEGSAKVRIKASLQRPRPTLKKHSWQGTNPMLRVRGGFIGKCCGDRERYGDRERYRDRECYGDRDRYGDRVTHPNRVGFSGHSRRDYSNNFLDDRYGHNMVGRLPHMAIHVERHVSSQEYRSHYRRDSAVSGPSHRYGSARPREACLERRYTNEYLRQRQSRHEESTQRDAYRSKYGHSYLERSHRDSCPDCNQSDHSSSAYYKTDHEPTPSSSQVASHCEESFSQGHKLMASSSPGMCNCGECYIKQDAAPESSQVVPLRHQMAKPFHERSSEPDDRSAYEAEYKERRGGYHLPSRNGPSTNHHSNYGRQDRSK comes from the exons ATGGCGGAGCGGAGGCCTCTGTTCGACCTCAACGTGGCCCACGAGGATTGGGAGTGGCAGAATGAGGAGGACCCTGAGGAGGTGGTCGAGGAGCAGGGGCAGAAGGTGGTAGTGctggaggagggggaggaagaagaggagcccgAGGAGGTGATCATGGAGGAGGcgacgggggaggaggaggacgaggagccCGTGGAGGAGATAGTGGAGGAAGTGGTGgttgaggaggaggtggtggctgaagcggaggaaggagagggggaaggggacggggacggggatgggaggaggaagaggaaggacTGCGAGGTTTTGGTGGGAGGGCTGCCGCGggacgcggcggaggaggacgtggCGCGGGCGCTCTCAGACGCCGGCGAGGTAGAGGAGGTGCGGCTCGTGCGGGATCCGGCGGAGCCCCGACTCAACAAAGGGTTCGCCTTCGTACGCTTTGCCGCCGCCTGGCAGGCGCGGTGGGCTGCAGACGACGTCCGCACAGCTATG GTCAAGGGAGAAACTTGTGGGATATGCAAGAACGATGCAAATGAGACCCTTCATCTGCGGAATATATGCTTTGATTGGACAAAAGATGAT CTAGCAGAGGAACTGAAAATTTACAAGTTGGAAAACCTTGAAGATATTAATTTAGTCGAGGATCCAGACAGAAAAGGAAACAACAGGGGCTATGCATTTCTTGATTTCCACACCCTTGTTGATGCTGTGGATGCTTTCTTTAAACTAAAGAacagaaatatttttcttggtACGGATGTTCGAGCTCAAGTGTCATTTTCAAAAACTCTTTCACAGGATGACAAGGTTATGGAAAAG GTAAAATCCGTTTTCTTGGATGGATTACCTCCTCACTGGGATGAAGACAAAGTGAGGGAAGTGTTTGGGAAGTTCGGTGAAATTGATAGTATACAACTTGCCAGAAACATGTTTAAAGCAAAACGAAAAGATTTTGGTTTCGTCGGCTTTACCTCAAGACAATCAGCTTTAGATTGCATTAGTACAGTTAATAAAGGTGGAATAGGTGAAGGTAGCGCAAAG GTTCGCATCAAGGCTTCTTTACAAAGGCCCAGGCCTACTTTGAAAAAACATTCATGGCAAGGAACTAATCCCATGTTGCGTGTCAGGGGGGGATTTATTGGAAAATGTTGTGGTGATAGAGAACGCTATGGTGATAGAGAGCGCTATCGTGATAGGGAATGTTATGGTGATAGGGATCGCTACGGTGATAGAGTAACCCACCCAAACAGAGTTGGGTTTTCAGGTCACTCAAGACGTGATTACTCAAATAATTTTCTTGATGACAGATACGGTCACAATATGGTTGGTAGGTTGCCTCATATGGCTATTCATGTAGAAAGGCATGTTTCATCGCAAGAATACAGATCTCATTATAGAAGAGATTCTGCAGTATCTG GCCCCAGCCACAGGTATGGGAGTGCTAGGCCCAGGGAAGCATGTCTTGAGAGAAGATATACTAATGAATACCTAAGACAGAGGCAGTCAAGGCATGAAGAATCTACCCAGCGAGATGCATACAGGAGTAAATATGGACACTCATACCTGGAGAGGTCACACAGAGATTCCTGCCCAGATTGTAATCAAAGTGATCATAGTTCCAGTGCCTACTATAAGACA GACCATGAGCCAACACCTTCATCCTCCCAAGTAGCATCTCACTGTGAGGAATCCTTCAGTCAG GGCCATAAGTTGATGGCATCAAGTTCCCCCGGGATGTGTAATTGTGGCGAATGTTATATT AAACAAGATGCAGCCCCAGAAAGCTCGCAAGTTGTGCCTCTTCGTCATCAGATGGCTAAACCATTTCATGAGCGAAG CTCTGAGCCTGACGACCGCTCTGCCTATGAAGCAGAGTACAAGGAACGTAGGGGCGGGTATCATCTTCCTTCCAGAAATGGCCCCAGTACTAATCACCACAGCAATTACGGTAGACAAGATAGGTCGAagtaa